A single genomic interval of Caldisericia bacterium harbors:
- a CDS encoding cold shock domain-containing protein encodes MEGKVKWFDPQKGYGFIEFEGKDIFVHYKDIIGEGFRALKSGEIVEFEIEKTDKGFRAKNVRKKEV; translated from the coding sequence ATGGAAGGAAAGGTAAAGTGGTTTGATCCTCAGAAGGGATATGGATTTATAGAGTTTGAAGGTAAAGATATTTTTGTTCATTATAAAGATATTATTGGTGAAGGTTTTAGAGCTCTTAAATCTGGAGAAATTGTGGAATTTGAGATAGAGAAGACAGATAAGGGCTTTAGAGCAAAAAATGTGAGAAAAA